A portion of the Flavobacterium limnophilum genome contains these proteins:
- a CDS encoding alginate export family protein → MNRLKKITLSLITLIGANAIAQEFSSDVQIRPRYEYTNGFGTLLTPTTEHTSFIGNRTRINFNFNDAKLKIKLSLQNVHTWGDAATSTVTSKNGIAAFEAWAEYNLTEKWSAKLGRQPLSYDNQRVMGGLDWANQGRSFDAALIKYKGAKSQFDLGFALNADSEAKVAPATPYTTDVFKDMQYAWYHTNIKKLGVSLLALNVGKEYLKTPTEVGLNYFQTFGTYGKYAGAKLGVDYSLYGQTGKIGNNIVSAWEAALNVGYAFSPKFKATAGYEFLSGKDQGSSSTMVKSFSPIFGTNHGFNGFMDYFYVGNHANSVGLNDISLKLDFPIKKVNVSVAPHFFSAPNKIISGGVEQDAYLGTEIDLTAVYKVYKDITLTAGYSQMFATDSMVVLKGGTGLNDITNNWAYVMVNINPQIFTTKK, encoded by the coding sequence ATGAATAGATTAAAAAAAATCACTCTATCCTTGATTACTTTAATTGGTGCAAACGCCATTGCCCAAGAATTCAGTTCCGATGTCCAAATTAGACCTCGTTATGAATATACCAACGGGTTTGGAACTTTGTTGACGCCCACGACGGAACATACTTCGTTTATCGGAAATCGCACCCGAATTAACTTCAATTTTAATGATGCCAAATTGAAAATAAAATTGTCGCTTCAGAATGTGCATACTTGGGGAGATGCCGCAACAAGTACCGTGACCAGCAAAAACGGGATAGCAGCCTTTGAAGCCTGGGCCGAATATAATCTTACCGAAAAATGGAGTGCCAAATTGGGGCGTCAGCCTTTGTCTTATGACAATCAAAGGGTTATGGGAGGATTGGATTGGGCAAATCAAGGACGCAGTTTTGATGCCGCTTTAATCAAATACAAAGGCGCAAAAAGCCAATTCGACTTGGGTTTTGCCCTCAACGCCGATTCTGAAGCAAAAGTAGCTCCGGCAACACCTTATACTACTGATGTTTTCAAGGACATGCAATATGCTTGGTACCACACGAACATTAAAAAACTTGGCGTAAGTTTATTGGCGTTGAATGTTGGAAAAGAATACTTGAAAACCCCGACGGAAGTTGGATTGAACTATTTCCAGACTTTTGGGACTTATGGCAAATACGCTGGCGCAAAACTGGGTGTTGATTACAGTTTATACGGGCAAACGGGTAAAATTGGCAACAACATCGTTTCGGCTTGGGAAGCAGCCTTAAATGTGGGATATGCATTCTCGCCAAAATTCAAGGCTACGGCGGGTTATGAATTCCTGTCCGGAAAAGATCAAGGATCTTCTTCGACTATGGTGAAATCTTTTTCCCCAATATTTGGTACAAACCATGGCTTCAATGGTTTCATGGATTATTTCTATGTGGGGAATCACGCCAATTCCGTGGGCTTGAATGATATTTCATTAAAATTGGATTTCCCGATCAAAAAAGTGAATGTATCAGTTGCTCCCCACTTTTTCTCGGCACCAAACAAAATTATTTCAGGTGGAGTAGAACAAGATGCTTATCTAGGAACCGAAATCGATTTGACGGCGGTTTACAAAGTCTATAAAGACATCACCCTGACGGCAGGATATTCACAAATGTTCGCCACAGATTCCATGGTGGTGCTGAAAGGTGGAACAGGATTAAACGACATTACCAATAACTGGGCTTATGTGATGGTAAACATCAATCCACAAATTTTCACGACAAAAAAATAA